In Entomospira culicis, the following are encoded in one genomic region:
- the gyrA gene encoding DNA topoisomerase (ATP-hydrolyzing) subunit A — protein sequence MHEENIVNVAIEKELKEAYLTYAMSVIVARALPDVRDGLKPVHRRVIYGMSQLNLERRTKCAKIVGDVMGSYHPHGDAAIYDTLVRMAQDFSLRYPLVAGEGNFGSIDGDPAAAMRYTEAKMAKIAETLLRDLKKETVPFIPNYDGSTTEPTVLPAALPNLLLNGSTGIAVGMSTSMAPHNLTEVGNAIIATLDNPEITIDELLTHIKAPDFPGGATIHGLAGYRNAAFTGKGSVVVRAKIDIEESGNRKALIISELPYMTNKRNLLIQIANLVKEKRIDSISSITDASAQGNIRVVIELKKEAQPDVTINQLYQSSALQSTFHINNLALVNGQPKTLNLRELIDHFIAHRHTVITNRSHFELRKLKERAHILHGLKIALENIDAVITLIKESINASTAREKLTQAYLLDDIQANAILEMRLQRLTNMEVKKILDELQEILQNIAYLEDLIANPDKIYDIIRTETQQIIQNYGDARRSVIVLQEINGMVIEDLIEREEMVVLISKRGFVKRVPLSEYKEQSRGGKGSLSAKLGDDDYVEHLFTGSTHDILLVITSKGKGYWLKIHQLPLASRQAKGRHLNAIFEFEEGEEISESVVIDAFHENRYLFMATRRGVVKRVALSAFKNAKIRGIIAIGLDDDDYLHKAVVTSGDNMIMLFSQMGRALRFHEEKVRAMGRTAGGVRGIKLQPEDALVGVAVENLPEQQILILSEHGFGKRTLMQHFTPHGRGTAGQKVANISEKYGKIFSAIDCDDEKSLLVVTASGKTIKTALSNISLLGRTAGGVRIVRLEEGDDVVGLAIANKSVDFGDADEELAQDAFTHAEVIEDTIVDDTPELDNEE from the coding sequence ATGCACGAAGAGAATATTGTTAATGTTGCCATCGAAAAAGAGCTCAAAGAGGCCTACCTCACCTACGCGATGTCGGTTATTGTCGCGCGCGCCCTTCCCGATGTTCGCGATGGCTTAAAGCCGGTGCATCGTCGTGTTATTTACGGCATGAGTCAGCTCAACCTAGAGCGCCGCACCAAGTGTGCTAAGATTGTCGGTGATGTCATGGGTTCCTATCACCCCCACGGTGATGCCGCCATCTATGACACCTTAGTGCGTATGGCGCAAGACTTTAGCCTACGTTATCCCTTAGTAGCGGGTGAGGGAAATTTTGGCTCTATCGACGGCGACCCAGCTGCCGCCATGCGTTACACCGAAGCAAAAATGGCCAAAATCGCCGAGACACTGCTACGTGATCTCAAAAAAGAGACCGTCCCCTTTATCCCCAATTACGACGGTTCGACCACCGAGCCCACCGTTCTCCCTGCGGCGCTTCCCAACCTTCTGCTTAACGGATCCACCGGTATCGCCGTAGGTATGTCGACAAGCATGGCACCGCACAACCTCACCGAGGTGGGTAACGCCATCATCGCCACGCTGGACAACCCCGAAATCACCATCGACGAATTACTCACCCACATCAAAGCCCCCGACTTTCCCGGCGGTGCAACCATCCATGGCCTTGCAGGTTATCGTAATGCCGCCTTCACCGGCAAGGGCTCGGTGGTGGTACGGGCAAAAATCGACATCGAAGAGAGCGGTAACCGCAAGGCACTCATCATTAGCGAGCTACCCTACATGACCAACAAGCGTAATCTCTTAATCCAGATTGCCAACCTCGTGAAGGAGAAACGTATCGACTCGATCTCCAGCATCACCGATGCCTCGGCGCAAGGCAATATCCGCGTGGTCATCGAGCTCAAAAAAGAGGCGCAACCCGATGTTACCATCAATCAGCTCTATCAATCTTCGGCACTTCAAAGCACCTTTCATATTAATAACCTCGCACTGGTCAATGGTCAACCCAAAACCCTCAACCTACGAGAACTGATCGATCACTTTATTGCCCACCGCCACACCGTCATCACCAACCGTAGCCACTTTGAACTGCGCAAACTCAAAGAGCGCGCCCATATCTTACATGGACTAAAAATTGCCCTCGAGAATATCGATGCGGTGATTACTCTCATTAAAGAGAGCATCAACGCCAGCACCGCCCGGGAAAAGCTCACCCAAGCCTATCTCCTTGACGATATTCAGGCCAATGCTATCCTCGAAATGCGCCTCCAACGCCTCACCAATATGGAGGTGAAGAAGATCCTCGATGAGCTTCAAGAGATCCTCCAGAACATCGCCTACCTTGAAGATCTAATCGCCAATCCTGACAAAATTTACGACATTATCCGCACCGAAACCCAACAAATTATCCAAAATTATGGCGATGCCCGTCGTAGCGTTATCGTCTTACAAGAGATCAATGGTATGGTTATTGAAGATCTCATCGAGCGCGAAGAGATGGTGGTGCTTATCAGTAAGCGTGGTTTTGTCAAACGCGTTCCCCTCTCGGAGTACAAGGAGCAGTCGCGCGGAGGCAAAGGCTCGCTCTCTGCCAAACTCGGCGACGATGATTATGTGGAGCATCTCTTCACCGGTAGCACCCACGATATCCTCTTGGTTATCACCAGTAAAGGCAAGGGATACTGGCTCAAAATCCATCAACTGCCCCTCGCCTCTCGACAGGCCAAGGGTCGTCATCTCAATGCCATCTTTGAATTTGAAGAAGGTGAAGAGATCAGCGAGAGCGTCGTGATCGATGCCTTCCATGAAAATCGCTATCTCTTTATGGCAACACGACGTGGCGTGGTCAAGCGCGTCGCCTTGAGTGCCTTTAAAAATGCCAAAATTCGTGGTATCATCGCCATCGGGCTAGATGACGATGATTATCTCCACAAAGCCGTCGTGACTTCTGGCGACAATATGATTATGCTCTTTAGCCAAATGGGTCGCGCCTTACGTTTTCATGAAGAGAAAGTACGCGCCATGGGACGCACCGCTGGCGGTGTGCGCGGAATCAAACTGCAACCAGAAGATGCTCTTGTCGGCGTAGCCGTAGAGAACCTGCCCGAGCAACAGATTCTCATTTTAAGTGAACATGGCTTTGGCAAGCGTACGCTGATGCAACACTTTACGCCTCATGGGCGGGGTACCGCTGGACAAAAGGTCGCCAATATCAGCGAAAAATATGGTAAAATCTTCTCCGCCATCGACTGCGACGACGAAAAGAGTCTCCTCGTGGTTACCGCCTCGGGAAAGACCATCAAAACGGCCCTCTCTAATATCTCTTTACTTGGACGCACCGCCGGTGGCGTGCGCATTGTTCGTCTCGAAGAGGGCGATGATGTGGTAGGGTTAGCCATCGCCAATAAGAGCGTAGACTTTGGTGATGCCGATGAAGAGCTCGCCCAAGATGCCTTTACCCACGCCGAAGTGATTGAAGATACCATCGTTGATGATACACCAGAGCTAGACAATGAAGAGTAA
- a CDS encoding amino acid ABC transporter ATP-binding protein, whose product MQEILRVERLKKSFGSRQVLNDINFSLYRGDVLTLIGSSGSGKSTLLRCLNLLEEADSGSIVFHDTDLLSHQVNIDLMRQSMGMVFQSFNLFDNYTVLGNCTLAPLLTKRIKATQEANDLALHYLSKVGMAEFAHAKVTTLSGGQKQRVAIARALCMQGDLLLFDEPTSALDPESVGEVLKVMKELAKEGLSMIVVTHEMSFARDVATRVLFMSAGDIVEDTTPHELFTNPKDERTKQFLSRFIN is encoded by the coding sequence ATGCAAGAAATTTTACGCGTAGAACGTCTAAAAAAGTCCTTCGGTAGCCGCCAAGTGCTCAATGATATCAATTTTTCGTTGTACCGAGGCGATGTGCTCACCTTGATTGGATCGAGTGGTTCGGGCAAGAGTACCTTATTACGCTGTCTCAATTTACTCGAAGAGGCCGATAGTGGATCGATTGTTTTTCATGATACAGATCTGCTCTCGCATCAAGTGAATATCGATCTGATGCGTCAGAGCATGGGCATGGTCTTTCAGTCGTTTAATCTCTTTGATAATTATACCGTTTTAGGTAATTGCACCTTAGCGCCATTGCTGACAAAGCGGATCAAAGCAACGCAAGAGGCCAATGATTTAGCTTTGCACTATTTGAGTAAAGTAGGCATGGCGGAGTTTGCGCATGCGAAGGTTACCACGCTCTCGGGTGGACAGAAACAGCGTGTGGCGATTGCACGGGCGCTCTGTATGCAGGGCGATTTATTGCTTTTTGATGAGCCAACCAGTGCTCTGGACCCTGAGTCGGTGGGCGAGGTGCTTAAAGTGATGAAGGAGTTGGCCAAAGAGGGTTTGAGCATGATTGTGGTTACGCATGAGATGAGTTTTGCGCGCGATGTGGCTACGCGGGTGCTCTTTATGAGTGCAGGCGATATCGTGGAGGATACCACCCCACACGAGCTTTTCACTAACCCAAAAGATGAACGCACCAAACAATTTTTGAGTCGTTTTATTAACTAA
- a CDS encoding amino acid ABC transporter permease, producing MDLLNPTSTLERVLYLLINYYPFFLEGIKITMLLALVGTFFGLMLSFLLVAMQSQVIHFRDRPLIKVVRRLLRLLSILYVDVIRGTPMVVQAALFYYGFFSKYSQNIVIAGLIVVSFNTAAYLAEILRSGMSGLGHHQMEAARSLGLSRFQALRYVVMPQVIKHSLPSINNEFITNIKDSAVLSIIGLGELFYNGKAASSQSYFVSESYFIVAVIYLLLTFTFTRLITGFARYLDNRPAKEGR from the coding sequence TTGGATTTATTAAACCCAACGAGTACCCTTGAACGGGTGCTCTATCTCCTTATTAATTACTATCCCTTCTTTTTAGAGGGGATTAAGATTACGATGCTCTTGGCCTTGGTGGGCACCTTTTTTGGATTAATGTTGAGCTTTCTTTTGGTTGCCATGCAGAGTCAAGTCATTCACTTTCGCGATCGACCCTTGATTAAGGTGGTAAGACGGCTATTACGCCTATTGTCTATCCTTTATGTTGACGTGATTCGTGGTACGCCGATGGTGGTGCAGGCGGCGCTCTTTTACTATGGATTTTTTAGTAAATATTCACAAAATATCGTTATTGCCGGATTAATTGTTGTCTCGTTTAACACGGCGGCTTATTTGGCAGAGATTTTGCGATCGGGGATGTCGGGATTGGGTCATCATCAGATGGAGGCAGCGCGTTCTTTGGGCTTGAGCCGTTTTCAGGCTTTGCGTTATGTGGTGATGCCACAAGTGATTAAGCACAGCCTACCCTCCATTAACAATGAATTCATCACCAATATTAAGGATTCTGCGGTTTTGAGTATTATTGGATTAGGCGAACTTTTTTACAACGGGAAGGCCGCCAGCTCACAAAGTTATTTTGTTTCGGAGTCTTACTTTATTGTCGCCGTGATTTATTTGCTATTAACCTTTACCTTCACGCGATTGATTACGGGATTTGCGCGTTATTTAGATAACCGTCCTGCTAAGGAGGGACGATAA
- a CDS encoding transporter substrate-binding domain-containing protein: MMKKGLFFSLLFASVIALLSGCDAKKSGESSKPRTKIVVGLEGDYTPYNWTTLREESGLTYPFSGQKGNAAGYDVMIAQRLAQELGMELEIKKISWDGLILALQNNNIDLIIAGMSATPERMRSISFTDPYYHNEDTQEIVLVVRADGAYTQATQRSDFSGAKITAQLGTYHVAILEQLPAIQSSALLTDYVALMQSLKAGVIDGYLAELVVGDEHVRANPDFVMIHLTGDQALEIPASYSASAIGMRKDDDALRQRINAILATIPEEERIAMMQVAKDAASQL, from the coding sequence ATGATGAAAAAAGGTCTCTTTTTTTCTCTCTTGTTCGCTAGTGTAATCGCGCTATTAAGTGGGTGTGATGCAAAAAAAAGTGGTGAATCTTCCAAACCTCGCACAAAAATTGTGGTAGGCTTAGAAGGTGATTATACCCCCTACAACTGGACAACCTTACGCGAGGAATCCGGCTTAACCTATCCCTTTAGTGGGCAAAAAGGCAATGCCGCCGGCTACGATGTGATGATTGCGCAACGTTTAGCGCAAGAGCTGGGCATGGAGCTTGAGATTAAGAAGATTAGCTGGGATGGCTTGATTTTAGCGCTCCAGAACAACAATATCGACTTGATCATTGCGGGGATGTCTGCAACTCCAGAGCGGATGCGATCGATTAGCTTTACGGATCCTTATTATCACAATGAGGATACCCAAGAGATTGTGCTTGTGGTGCGTGCCGATGGTGCCTATACGCAAGCTACGCAACGATCTGACTTTTCTGGTGCCAAGATTACCGCGCAATTAGGGACATACCATGTGGCGATTTTGGAGCAGTTACCTGCTATTCAATCTTCGGCACTACTTACGGATTATGTCGCCTTGATGCAATCGCTTAAAGCAGGTGTCATCGATGGTTATCTTGCTGAGTTGGTGGTGGGCGATGAGCATGTGCGCGCTAACCCTGATTTTGTCATGATTCACCTGACTGGCGATCAAGCCTTGGAGATTCCAGCTTCTTATAGCGCTTCGGCTATTGGAATGCGCAAAGATGATGATGCATTGCGTCAACGCATTAATGCCATTCTCGCCACTATCCCTGAAGAAGAGCGTATCGCCATGATGCAAGTGGCAAAAGACGCGGCTAGTCAGCTGTAG
- a CDS encoding helix-turn-helix domain-containing protein — protein sequence MHIKIQDYLKVAHFLSEVLDSSYHVTLKDMEHPHEPIFSSQAPPAEESVDLLAFKLIHTKAYLQKDAITNYQVPNHYPLRTSTLFIKDEANQLLGMLSIHCDNSGYHHLAKTLLDLHQPHNHPLEMEQANATSMQTNANLIQEIITQSLQAKGIDTESISPQMRIKSLLQLSFDEKIAIMQAMQEQGIFLIKGSVGQVAQALHCSTPSVYRYLHKIKTVSNL from the coding sequence ATGCATATAAAAATTCAAGATTATCTCAAAGTTGCCCACTTTTTAAGTGAGGTCTTAGATAGCTCTTACCATGTTACGCTTAAGGATATGGAACATCCTCATGAACCAATCTTCTCTAGTCAAGCGCCTCCTGCCGAAGAGAGTGTAGATCTTTTAGCATTTAAATTAATCCATACCAAGGCCTATCTCCAAAAAGATGCGATAACCAATTATCAGGTGCCAAACCACTATCCCTTGCGCACCTCCACGCTCTTTATTAAAGACGAGGCGAATCAGCTCCTTGGCATGCTCTCTATCCATTGCGACAACTCCGGCTATCATCACTTAGCAAAAACCCTGCTCGATCTCCACCAGCCACACAATCATCCGCTAGAGATGGAGCAAGCCAATGCCACATCCATGCAGACAAATGCCAATCTTATCCAAGAAATCATCACCCAAAGCTTACAAGCAAAAGGTATTGATACCGAAAGTATCTCACCCCAAATGCGCATCAAGTCGTTGTTACAGCTCTCCTTTGACGAGAAAATCGCTATCATGCAAGCCATGCAAGAGCAAGGAATTTTTCTTATCAAAGGTTCGGTAGGACAAGTCGCCCAAGCCTTACACTGCTCTACCCCCAGCGTCTACCGCTATCTTCATAAGATTAAAACAGTCTCTAACCTTTGA
- a CDS encoding DnaB-like helicase C-terminal domain-containing protein, protein MSKENITPAQQLIINQTATTLDRLSHIQNLAGESALHFPAVKTFSTSRRFSFLNAPEYKILRKGTTVIGGEASSGKTTLALQLAIDMMLQSPDLSLLFYTLDESIERAKRKILSLLLANQDLLPKDKHGKRYNIAFDPLTQELQDILKEPSQQAILKRIHLSNDAYFLDPTHNGFHQAIAHVGAYRTIIIVDYLQLLPKANHIHNLRENFNASLAYLKDQINKLNANPQNEMLLLLLSQVTRGASQSTFNFRETSEIENIADSAIVLEYDSQPKSQPTGRGKEKVIALSRTLRLIKNKDGAKATFQAIMASDIPFFSHIDIANQRYTDSSSTFKVTSR, encoded by the coding sequence ATGTCAAAAGAGAACATTACCCCCGCCCAACAGCTCATCATCAACCAAACCGCCACCACCCTCGATCGCCTAAGCCACATTCAAAACCTCGCAGGAGAGAGCGCCCTCCATTTTCCTGCGGTTAAAACCTTCAGTACCAGCCGACGCTTCAGCTTCCTAAACGCCCCAGAGTATAAAATCTTACGCAAAGGTACCACCGTCATCGGCGGAGAGGCAAGCTCAGGAAAGACCACCCTTGCCCTTCAGCTGGCCATCGACATGATGCTTCAAAGCCCCGATCTCTCTCTCCTCTTCTACACCCTCGATGAGAGCATCGAACGAGCCAAGCGCAAAATTTTAAGCCTACTCCTGGCCAATCAAGATCTCCTCCCCAAAGACAAACATGGCAAGCGCTACAACATCGCCTTCGACCCGCTCACCCAAGAGCTACAAGATATCCTTAAAGAACCCTCCCAACAAGCCATCCTCAAGCGCATTCACCTCTCCAACGACGCCTACTTTTTAGACCCCACCCACAACGGTTTCCATCAAGCAATCGCCCACGTCGGCGCTTACCGCACCATCATCATTGTCGATTATCTACAACTGCTACCCAAAGCCAATCACATCCACAATCTACGTGAAAATTTCAACGCCTCCCTTGCCTATCTCAAAGATCAAATCAATAAACTCAATGCCAATCCACAAAACGAGATGCTCCTGCTCCTCTTAAGCCAAGTAACCCGAGGTGCTAGCCAGAGTACCTTCAACTTTCGCGAGACCAGCGAAATCGAAAATATCGCCGATAGCGCCATCGTCTTAGAATACGACAGCCAACCCAAGAGTCAGCCCACCGGCAGAGGCAAAGAAAAAGTCATCGCCCTATCACGCACCCTTCGCCTCATCAAAAATAAAGATGGCGCCAAAGCCACCTTCCAAGCCATTATGGCATCAGACATCCCCTTTTTTAGCCATATCGACATCGCCAACCAGCGCTACACCGACAGCTCTTCCACCTTTAAAGTCACCTCAAGGTAA
- a CDS encoding DUF3825 domain-containing protein encodes MILGEFISQLDRDWFACVEDRNLRYLTESGRVPQGFLPEQFWQFVAMAWQQSDPYDRKAFDWFQENRSAFQFKIPYPNRPSEIIMLHLDRHKVFTHKLFLVNIKILQNDYLGQQRSEESLPLTKWAFLSFEKDLARIAEIAKAEAWQSNYEPHLHLNQEFSFNRLKNYLQQTFRRLQEEDKIIAATYEGKPYRAFNTGLISYDDKEIFLIFDPNYPNQEQPWKLYGVCTPGNGIGNEILHQAFQDFTPRAQFISDYNQATLILDPNKPIDQQLPTISDDHFLDHLERWPPEVIERELRNDPQAFSLFDHLQSLDNTTGQIDRCWLEFKQYIMRTIDLKLRFKKSIESALRNSWEYIIQKPWLIAPQYNFGRHEVELLLPLRLHARLYVDLALVITASEGSYQYKGRTVLTREMAYNNARLLYPLSPDHWLRGTSQLNLT; translated from the coding sequence ATGATATTAGGTGAGTTTATTAGTCAATTAGATAGGGATTGGTTTGCCTGTGTGGAAGATAGAAATTTACGCTATCTCACCGAAAGTGGACGCGTTCCTCAAGGCTTTCTTCCCGAACAATTTTGGCAATTTGTCGCCATGGCCTGGCAACAGAGCGATCCCTACGATCGTAAGGCCTTCGACTGGTTTCAAGAGAACCGTAGCGCCTTTCAATTCAAAATTCCCTATCCCAATCGCCCTAGCGAGATCATTATGTTGCATTTGGATAGACATAAAGTCTTTACCCATAAACTCTTTTTGGTTAATATAAAAATTCTCCAAAACGATTATTTAGGGCAGCAGCGTAGCGAGGAGTCCTTACCGCTAACCAAGTGGGCATTTCTCTCTTTTGAAAAAGATTTAGCACGCATTGCCGAAATCGCCAAAGCCGAAGCGTGGCAATCTAATTATGAACCGCATCTGCATCTCAATCAAGAATTTTCCTTCAATCGCCTAAAAAATTATCTTCAACAGACCTTCCGGCGCCTACAAGAAGAGGATAAAATCATCGCTGCCACCTACGAAGGCAAACCCTATCGCGCCTTTAATACCGGTCTCATCAGCTATGACGACAAGGAAATTTTCCTCATCTTCGACCCTAACTACCCCAATCAAGAGCAACCTTGGAAGCTCTACGGTGTCTGCACCCCAGGCAACGGGATCGGCAATGAAATCCTCCACCAAGCCTTCCAAGACTTTACCCCACGCGCCCAGTTTATCAGCGACTACAACCAAGCCACCCTCATCCTCGACCCCAACAAGCCCATCGATCAACAACTGCCCACCATCAGCGACGATCACTTCCTCGACCATTTAGAGCGCTGGCCACCCGAGGTCATCGAGCGCGAATTACGCAACGATCCGCAAGCCTTCTCTCTCTTCGATCATCTCCAAAGCCTAGACAACACCACCGGACAAATCGACCGTTGCTGGCTCGAATTTAAGCAATACATCATGCGCACCATCGACCTAAAATTGCGCTTCAAAAAGAGCATCGAGAGCGCCCTACGCAATAGTTGGGAGTATATCATCCAAAAACCATGGCTCATCGCACCTCAATATAACTTTGGTCGCCACGAAGTAGAGCTTCTCTTACCGCTACGCCTGCACGCCCGCCTCTATGTCGATCTCGCCCTTGTCATCACCGCCAGCGAAGGATCTTATCAATATAAAGGACGCACCGTTCTCACCCGCGAAATGGCGTACAATAATGCCCGACTCCTCTACCCCTTAAGCCCCGATCACTGGTTGCGTGGCACCTCCCAACTCAACCTCACCTAA
- a CDS encoding ParB/RepB/Spo0J family partition protein: MPQTPSLFDSMPDNYHGLRLSDVLYHPPQHLQANPLNQSFEAMKDRLYLESLEADIARHGIVNALIATKAGVLIEGHSRWNIAQKLNLKEIPVRYILSDLSENELKERLYLSNLNRFEISKDARTKMYADLYPHIFYDETIAIPEELAKSMGLSLSQVRNERQLLLLAIKLKEEKDDTSPLSIEDLQKARKTINLARRERERLKRLQWQQPSALSTQQKPEPLPLFLSHEEEIQQPELDILEAYKLISLNARCYNIYTKNDQLIASLDPQTFLHIEELDHFAKSLILTFHHLRDARKDHPKD; encoded by the coding sequence ATGCCCCAAACGCCTTCACTTTTCGACTCCATGCCGGACAATTACCATGGTCTAAGGCTCTCCGATGTGCTTTATCACCCCCCGCAACATCTCCAAGCCAACCCTCTCAACCAGAGCTTTGAAGCCATGAAGGATCGCCTCTATTTGGAAAGTTTAGAAGCAGATATCGCCCGTCATGGCATTGTCAATGCCCTCATCGCCACCAAAGCTGGCGTTCTCATTGAGGGACACTCTCGCTGGAACATCGCCCAAAAATTAAACCTAAAAGAGATCCCCGTACGCTACATTTTAAGCGATCTCTCCGAAAACGAACTCAAAGAGCGCCTCTACCTTAGCAATCTTAATCGATTTGAAATATCCAAAGATGCCCGCACCAAAATGTACGCCGATCTCTACCCCCACATCTTCTATGATGAAACCATCGCCATCCCAGAAGAGCTCGCCAAAAGTATGGGGCTAAGCCTCTCCCAAGTGCGCAACGAACGCCAACTGCTACTCCTTGCTATCAAACTCAAAGAAGAAAAAGACGATACCTCACCCCTTAGCATCGAAGATCTGCAAAAAGCACGCAAAACCATCAATCTTGCCAGAAGAGAACGCGAACGCCTCAAGCGCTTACAATGGCAACAGCCATCCGCACTCTCCACGCAACAAAAACCCGAACCCCTTCCGCTCTTTCTTAGTCATGAAGAAGAGATCCAGCAACCAGAACTCGATATTCTTGAGGCATATAAACTTATCAGCCTCAATGCCCGATGCTACAACATCTACACCAAAAACGATCAGCTTATCGCTTCTCTCGATCCCCAAACTTTCTTACACATAGAAGAGCTCGATCACTTTGCCAAGAGCCTCATCCTCACCTTTCACCATCTACGAGACGCGCGTAAAGATCATCCCAAGGATTAA